From the genome of Papaver somniferum cultivar HN1 chromosome 2, ASM357369v1, whole genome shotgun sequence, one region includes:
- the LOC113353157 gene encoding exocyst complex component SEC6-like, with product MMVREDCGIEDKEAAVREAYKLLPLPELLASTSSWIKSRYIARQQVDQTRSALEALSLSQKTINSLVVYMETMLTSRRCRGNDVNFC from the exons ATGATGGTTAGAGAAGATTGTGGAATCGAAGATAAAGAAGCTGCAGTTCGTGAAGCGTATAAATTGTTACCCCTCCCTGAACTCTTAGCATCAACTTCTTCTTGGATCAAGTCTCGTTACATAGCTCGCCAACAG GTGGATCAGACACGGTCTGCGCTAGAAGCACTTTCCTTATCTCAAAAGACCATAAACAGTCTAGTAGTCTACATGGAAACTATGCTGACATCAAGAA GATGTCGAGGGAATGATGTCAACTTCTGTTAA
- the LOC113347456 gene encoding protein MIZU-KUSSEI 1-like, with product MASPHVGSDQAPFMGEPNSTSTTKDDPSDDSTAPPTPPPLPPRPSVSLVEPHHKKKQNRVFRVFRSVFRSFPIITPMCKLPIIHSTLPEGHRVVAGSRITGTLFGYRKGRVSLSIQEAPKCLPTLVLELAIQTFVLQKEMTAGMVRIALECEKRTEKDKMKLLDEPLWTMYCNGKKSGYGVKRDATEEDLHIMELLKAVSMGAGVLPGNLDDEGPDGELAYMRAHFERVVGSKDSETLYMLSPDGNNGPELSIFFVRI from the coding sequence atgGCTTCTCCCCATGTTGGTTCTGATCAGGCACCTTTCATGGGGGAGCCTAATTCTACTTCTACCACCAAGGACGACCCATCGGATGATTCAACAGCTCCACCAACACCTCCACCGCTGCCACCGCGACCATCCGTCTCATTAGTCGAACCACACCATAAGAAGAAACAGAACAGAGTTTTTCGAGTTTTCCGTTCAGTTTTTCGATCATTTCCGATCATCACACCGATGTGTAAACTTCCTATTATACATAGTACATTGCCCGAAGGTCACCGGGTTGTTGCGGGTTCACGAATAACCGGTACGTTGTTTGGGTATCGAAAAGGTAGAGTAAGTTTATCTATACAAGAAGCTCCCAAATGCTTACCTACATTGGTTCTAGAATTAGCCATTCAAACTTTTGTATTACAGAAGGAAATGACCGCTGGTATGGTAAGAATAGCACTGGAATGTGAAAAAAGAACTGAAAAGGATAAAATGAAATTGCTTGATGAACCATTATGGACCATGTATTGTAATGGGAAAAAGAGTGGCTATGGTGTTAAGAGGGATGCAACGGAGGAAGATCTCCATATAATGGAGCTTCTGAAGGCTGTATCGATGGGCGCTGGTGTCTTGCCGGGGAATCTAGATGACGAAGGTCCTGACGGTGAACTGGCATACATGCGTGCCCATTTCGAACGTGTCGTGGGATCAAAAGATTCAGAGACTCTGTACATGTTGAGCCCAGATGGCAATAACGGGCCTGAACTCAGCATATTCTTCGTAAGAATCTGA
- the LOC113353158 gene encoding uncharacterized protein LOC113353158 isoform X1 translates to MLSAMKLHVSNPTITSLNKTIDAQRKIISIKNTQNHISFQPLTNLNNNNNQSSKLLQISSISLQSESPSQLTSSIGSPSSSSVPVIQLNLTNRHILVLNAIACLAAVSTCWLCFSAIPALLAFRRAAESIEKLLDDAREELPDTMAAVRLSGMEISDLTMELSDLGQEITQGVRRSTRAVRVAEDRIRSFTNIKPTALIQEQASQQTKTTGPPLATNVRGVREGIVKGRQILQSFFSFTQFSKMALTYFAMRGKKP, encoded by the exons ATGTTATCTGCAATGAAATTGCATGTATCAAATCCCACGATAACATCTCTAAATAAAACCATTGATGCTCAACGTAAGATAATCTCCATTAAAAACACTCAAAATCATATCTCGTTTCAACCATTAACAAATCTTAATAATAACAACAATCAGTCCTCCAAGCTTCTTCAAATTTCTTCAATTTCACTTCAATCGGAGTCACCTTCTCAACTAACCTCATCCATTGGatctccatcatcatcatctgttCCAGTTATTCAATTAAACCTCACTAATCGTCATATCTTGGTATTAAATGCCATTGCTTGTCTG GCAGCGGTGTCGACGTGCTGGCTATGTTTCTCTGCGATTCCAGCGCTTTTG GCATTTAGGAGAGCTGCTGAGTCTATAGAGAAGCTACTTGATGATGCTAGAGAGGAACTTCCGGATACAATGGCTGCTGTTCGCTTATCTGGCATGGAGATAAGTGACCTAACAATGGAGCTCAGTGATCTTGG ACAGGAGATAACACAGGGTGTTAGACGATCCACCAGAGCTGTTCGTGTTGCCGAAGACAGGATTCGTAGTTTTACAAATATAAAGCCAACTG CACTGATTCAGGAGCAAGCCAGTCAACAAACTAAAACTACGGGACCACCGTTAGCTACAAATGTGAGGGGCGTCCGCGAGGGGATTGTGAAAGGACGTCAAATTTTACAGAGTTTCTTTAGTTTCACTCAGTTTTCTAAGATGGCCTTAACTTATTTTGCCATGCGAGGAAAGAAGCCATGA
- the LOC113353158 gene encoding uncharacterized protein LOC113353158 isoform X2, translating into MLSAMKLHVSNPTITSLNKTIDAQRKIISIKNTQNHISFQPLTNLNNNNNQSSKLLQISSISLQSESPSQLTSSIGSPSSSSVPVIQLNLTNRHILVLNAIACLAAVSTCWLCFSAIPALLAFRRAAESIEKLLDDAREELPDTMAAVRLSGMEISDLTMELSDLGQEITQGVRRSTRAVRVAEDRIRSFTNIKPTGASQSTN; encoded by the exons ATGTTATCTGCAATGAAATTGCATGTATCAAATCCCACGATAACATCTCTAAATAAAACCATTGATGCTCAACGTAAGATAATCTCCATTAAAAACACTCAAAATCATATCTCGTTTCAACCATTAACAAATCTTAATAATAACAACAATCAGTCCTCCAAGCTTCTTCAAATTTCTTCAATTTCACTTCAATCGGAGTCACCTTCTCAACTAACCTCATCCATTGGatctccatcatcatcatctgttCCAGTTATTCAATTAAACCTCACTAATCGTCATATCTTGGTATTAAATGCCATTGCTTGTCTG GCAGCGGTGTCGACGTGCTGGCTATGTTTCTCTGCGATTCCAGCGCTTTTG GCATTTAGGAGAGCTGCTGAGTCTATAGAGAAGCTACTTGATGATGCTAGAGAGGAACTTCCGGATACAATGGCTGCTGTTCGCTTATCTGGCATGGAGATAAGTGACCTAACAATGGAGCTCAGTGATCTTGG ACAGGAGATAACACAGGGTGTTAGACGATCCACCAGAGCTGTTCGTGTTGCCGAAGACAGGATTCGTAGTTTTACAAATATAAAGCCAACTG GAGCAAGCCAGTCAACAAACTAA